In Mesoplodon densirostris isolate mMesDen1 chromosome 2, mMesDen1 primary haplotype, whole genome shotgun sequence, the DNA window AGAAAGCTGGGGAAAGGAGATACGACCAAGTGGTTTAGCACCCAGTTGGTTGGTAAGGACCCCATGAGGATAGTATTGGCTCTCAGATTGGGAGATGGAAGAATAAGTACTGGTGTGGGCAGTTCTTGGTCTTCTCATACCCTTTGTCCCGTTTTTCTACAGTGTAAAGAGCTCCGAGGATTCATACCCCCTCTCACAGACCTACTGAATGGACTGAAGATGGGTCGATTTGAGAGAGGTAGTTATCTGATTACTTGCATTCATTTGAGCTACattcatctctctgtctctcaaaaTATGTTTTGAATGTGTATTTCTCTTAAGTCTTTGTTTGGGGCCTGGAATGATTCGCTTTTTCTCCTGTGACAATTTCTTTAGGTGAATCCATTTTAACCCCTTCTGTCTTTTCTTTACCTGATTAAATTCTTGAATCTCAATCCTTgagctctctttctctttcttgaccCCAGGATTGAGCAGTTTCCAGCAGAGCGTAGCAATGGACAGGATCCAGCGTATAGTAGGTGTTTTGCAGAAGCCACAGATGGGGTAAGTTCCCTTGATTCTTTCCTCAGTACTTCATAAAAAAGGAGCTCTTTCCTCAGTACTTCATAAAAGAGGAGCTATCTCCAGTCCTGTCCTGTTGCTTTTTTCACACCTAATGGCTTTTTCCCCCCCACAGAGAGCGTTATCTAGGAACCCTGCTACAGGTAGAAGGAATGTTAAAGACTTGGTTTCCTCATATAGCTGCCCAGAAGTCATCACTGCATAGTCAGCTGACCAAGGTGAGAACTTATAAACCTGAGGAAAAGGTAGGGAAATAACCAAAGAAATGAAGGGCACATGCAGAAATGGGctccctcttccattttcttttggatCTTTTCATCTTTTCAACAAGTTTTCTTTTCAGGGAAGGGAATGCCTAAGCTTCCTTCATTGTCTTGATTTCTAGGTGTTTTGGGGTTCTATTTTGTTTGGATCATTTCAAGGAACTCCATGGAATTTAGCCCTGTTCCTCATGTTGTAGCTTATCTGCTTTCTGCATAGATACAGAATGCTTTTTACCTGGCCAAATGAATCATGCAGGAAGATTCCTCAGCTTCTCTCTGCAAATCTTTTCTCTTCTGCTGCCCCTaaacccctttccctctccctctttttactCCTTCCCAAGTACCCTTGTATCCCTCTGGAAGCATGGGTTTTGAGGACTGGTCACAAGAAGTACATCACTGGGAGGGGTGAAGGCACCCATGGGGTACCCATAAGGAGAGTGTtgcaaagattcttttttttttttttttttttgcggtatgcgggcctctcactgttgtggcctctcccgttgcggagcacaggctccggacgcgcaggctcagcggccatggctcacgggcccagccgctccgcggcatatgggatcctcccagaccggggcacaaacccgtatcccctgcatcggcaggcggactctcaaccacttgcgccaccagggaggcccaagattctttttttattattatttttttatttattttggctgtgttgggtcttcgttgctgtgcgcgggctttctctagttgcggtgagcagatgccagtcttcgttgtggtgctcgggcttctcttgttgtggagcacgggctctaggcgcacaggcttcagttattgtggcacgcggactcagtagttgtggtgcacgggcttagttgctccgctgcatgtgggatcttcccaaacccatgtcccctgccttggaaggcggattcttaaccactgtaccaccagggaagtccctgaaaagaTTCTTAGATCTAGTGTGGAATGACCTATTTTCTGTGCCTTCAAATAATAGAGTATGTAAGGGGCACTCAAATGATAGGGAGAGAAAAGTCTCCTGTAGCTAATGGATAGTTCTTGTTTTCAACTGCTGTGggaataattgatttaaaaataagcaggaggggacttccatggtggcacagtggttaagaatctgcctgctgggcctccctggtggcgcagtggttgagagtccgcctgccgatgcaggggatacgggttcgtgccccggtctgggaggatcccatgtgccgcggagcggctgggcccgtgagccatggccgctgggcctgcgcgtccggagcctgtgctccgcaacgggaggggccgcagcagtgagaggcccgcataccgcaaaaagaaaaaaaaaaaaaaaagaatctgcctgctaacccaggggacacgggttcgagccgtggtctgggaagatcccacatgccacggagcaattaagctgtgcgccacaactactgagcctgcactctagagcccacaagccacaactgctgagcccacgtgccacaactactgaagcccgcgtgcctggagcccgtgcaccgcaacgaagagtagcccccgctcaccactactagagaaagcccgcgcagcaaaaaagacccaacgcagccaaaaataaacaaataaataaattaaataaaataaaaaacaggagggggacttccctggtggtgcagtggctaagaatctgcctgccagtgcagggggcatgagttcgagccccggtctgggaagatcccacatgctgcagagccactaagcccctgtgccacaactacttactGAGCCtaagtgccacagctactgaagcctgtgcgcctagagcccgtgcttcgcaacaagggAATCCACCACAATCagtagcccgtgcaccacaacaaagagtagcccctgcatgccgcaactagagaaagcccatgcacgcacagcaacgaacacccaaggcagccaaaaaaaaaataaataaaataaatttattttaaaaattaaaaaataaatacataaacataagCAGGAGGATCTTGCCTGCATATTAATCTACACTTCTTAAGGAACTCAACATAGGAAATTAGAacttaaaatacagaaattggGAAATGATGATTCCAGTTAAAAATAGACTTTTTAGAAAGAAGTTCTAAAATAAATTAGTTTATAAATAGTGAGAATCTATGGGACcgtttgtttcattttgtataCATGTGAATAGCCAGCGCCTATATAGTGTGTGGTACaagaatttgttaaataaatgaaagtacaGTTTGGTTACTAAAGCTTTTACTTAATCATGGCCTGACAGGAAATTATCTATTGCATAAAACAAGGTATGTTAGCATTACAGAGTTCCCAAGGAAAGCAAATGTTTAAGCAACCAGGTGAAGTTAATCTGAAAGCTTTCTcacataattttttctcttttctccccgtCCCTAGCATTCTCCAGGCCACCACAGTTATCCAGCTGCTTCCTCTCCTGCACTTTCTGTGGAAAAGATGGACCAGACACAGCTAGGACAGCTAATATTGAAACCAAAGCAGCCTTGGCACCTCACTGAATGGCCAGCTATGAACCTCACTTGGATCCACACTACTCCAATTTGCAATCCCCCTCTCAGTTCCCCAGGTACCGTCTCCTTTAGCCATGGTCCTTTAGGCACTGGAACCAGCATTGGTGTCATCCTTTTCCTCCAGCATGGAGTACAGCCCTTCACCCACTCAGCCCCAACCACCCCAGTTCCATCTACTACTACAGCATCTCCTGTCATCCCTGGTGATCCTAAGAAACTATCTGGAGAGGGGCCTTGTTGCCACAATTTGCCAGTAACTCTGCCATCAGACTGGAGCCATACCCCATCCCCTCCTGGTCTACCCACCATGACCAGAGAGATGACCATGGGAGACCTAGAACAGATGAGAAGCCATCCTTCTATTGCTCCTGATGTCCATCCCCTCAATCCCTAATGCAGGACTTGAGACGTAGTTTCTAATTTGTGTAAATATATGTCTCTCTATATACTTTTTAAACTGTTAATGTGTGAATTTGTGTTGAGGGAAGAGAAATCCTttctgattaaataaattttatacctAAACAGTTTGCTGACTGGGGGAAATTGAAACCTTCTGCCTCGAATACCAATATTTATCCTCTGAGCTGCAAGAAAGAAAGGGGATGGGAATGTTTGTGAACCCGAGCTCCACCAAATTAGAAGTCTGGATGGGACAATATACGTCCTGTGGGAGAGGAAAAGGGACTCTCTGCTGCTATCTTCCTAGGGAACACCCTTGGGACAGTTACAGGGTTCAGagttgggttgttttttcattcagGCTCAGAGACTAGTACCTTTCTGTTTGTGTCTCTCACTCTTGTAACCTTCCAGCTGGCCCAGACTAGCAGGTTCTACTGCTCTGGGGTAGCTCTTTGCCTTGTTGGGAGCTGTTGATGCTTGTGGCTAAATGCATATGTAATCTACTGCTGCCAGAGGAGGGACACAAAAGCCTGAACAGCCACTGTGGTTGCCAGTTTTGAAGAGGAAGCGGTGCCCCAGAACTGTCAGAATGGGAAGTCCCCTCAGATGCTGGGCCTCCTTCTTCAAAAAACTGCAGCTGCTAAATGTATGCTACCCAGTGTCATCAAAGGGCAAAACTGAAGTCTGTGAATTTACCTACGTCTACCCTTCTCCACGTATTACTCTTTCTGATTTGTCACAGTTTCCATCAAAACCATGTCCTCTCCCAGCCTTGGCAATGTTTCAGGCTACTTAGTCATTTTAGTTATTGCACATTGGCTACTTAGCATATTTCTCATAGCTGGTTATACATCTTTCACCTGTTTCTCAAGTCCTCTGTTCTCAGTGAATTATTGTCTCATTTTATTTCAGACAACATGCCCTCCCCTTAAGGCAAACTTCTCCAGTTGTGCTTTTGATTACGTTGCACCTCTGGAACTTTTGCTGAGTCACTTATGCCCTCTTTACCTTGTAACTTCCATTTGTTAtgaattatttattctttctttttcctacaaGTAATAATTATTCCTCCTGCAAGTATGATCAGGTACCCCCTTCTTGAAAATATCtctcgagggacttccctggtggcacagtggttaagaatccacctgccaatacaggggacatgggttcgatccctggtccaggaagatcgcatatgccatggagcaaccaagcccatgcaccataactactgagcctgcgctctagagtctgtgagccacaactactgaagcccacactcctagaacctgtgctctgcaataagaaaagccaatgcaatgagaagcctgc includes these proteins:
- the LOC132482086 gene encoding circadian-associated transcriptional repressor-like isoform X1 — its product is MDVLFVAILAVPLILGQEYEDEEGLEEDDYYQVVYYYTVTPNYDDFGADFTVDYSMFESENKLNKLDKEVNEAVETTISRETDPADHQKPVTEKPVTMEPLQVPMFGYSGSCSPAPTSEPMDSPSSVSSYSLYSSFSTSPVNSDSGFPSDSEREDKWAHGPRPDTVGQRGGSRPSPGPIRCRQRPKVSSKQPTASHLEQRVLASSMSGSGVRRSRGGELETSLNIQGCTTEGDLLFAQKCKELRGFIPPLTDLLNGLKMGRFERGLSSFQQSVAMDRIQRIVGVLQKPQMGERYLGTLLQVEGMLKTWFPHIAAQKSSLHSQLTKHSPGHHSYPAASSPALSVEKMDQTQLGQLILKPKQPWHLTEWPAMNLTWIHTTPICNPPLSSPGTVSFSHGPLGTGTSIGVILFLQHGVQPFTHSAPTTPVPSTTTASPVIPGDPKKLSGEGPCCHNLPVTLPSDWSHTPSPPGLPTMTREMTMGDLEQMRSHPSIAPDVHPLNP
- the LOC132482086 gene encoding circadian-associated transcriptional repressor-like isoform X2, yielding MFGYSGSCSPAPTSEPMDSPSSVSSYSLYSSFSTSPVNSDSGFPSDSEREDKWAHGPRPDTVGQRGGSRPSPGPIRCRQRPKVSSKQPTASHLEQRVLASSMSGSGVRRSRGGELETSLNIQGCTTEGDLLFAQKCKELRGFIPPLTDLLNGLKMGRFERGLSSFQQSVAMDRIQRIVGVLQKPQMGERYLGTLLQVEGMLKTWFPHIAAQKSSLHSQLTKHSPGHHSYPAASSPALSVEKMDQTQLGQLILKPKQPWHLTEWPAMNLTWIHTTPICNPPLSSPGTVSFSHGPLGTGTSIGVILFLQHGVQPFTHSAPTTPVPSTTTASPVIPGDPKKLSGEGPCCHNLPVTLPSDWSHTPSPPGLPTMTREMTMGDLEQMRSHPSIAPDVHPLNP